A single region of the Vicia villosa cultivar HV-30 ecotype Madison, WI linkage group LG4, Vvil1.0, whole genome shotgun sequence genome encodes:
- the LOC131596565 gene encoding allene oxide synthase 1, chloroplastic-like yields the protein MASSTLSTPSFFLQHQSKPSTSSHRSSTFLPPIRSSISEKPPSLSVTPPPQPTKLPIRKIPGDYGIPFITPYKDRLDYFYNQGRDEYFKSRIQKYNSTIFRTNVPPGPLIAQNPNVVALLDAKSFPILFDATKIDKTDVFTGTYAPSTELTGGYRVLSYLDPSDPKHNKLKQLMFFLLKSRIRHVIPEFRSSYKELFTSLENELAKTGKASFADANDQAAFNFLARSLHGSNPVDTELGLDGPKMVQKWVLFQLGPVLKLGLPKLLEDSIIHNFRLPSSLVKKDYQRLYDFFYASSGFALDEAERLGISRDEACHNLLFATCFNSFGGFKLFFPNVMKWIGRSGVSLHMKLAKEIREAVKSAGGEITMAAMENMPLMKSVVYEAFRIDPPVPLQFGRAKKDMVIENHENSFVVKKGELLLGYQPFATKDPKVFDRAEEFVADRFIGDGEKLLKHVLWSNGPETESPGLGDKQCAGKDFVTLVSRLLVVEIFLRYDSFEIQVGSSPLGSSITVTSLKRASF from the coding sequence ATGGCTTCTTCAACTCTCTCAACTCCCTCTTTTTTCCTCCAACACCAATCAAAACCCTCCACCTCATCCCACCGTTCCTCCACCTTCCTCCCACCCATCAGATCCTCCATTTCCGAAAAACCACCCTCCCTCTCCGTCACCCCACCACCGCAACCCACCAAACTCCCGATCCGCAAAATCCCCGGCGACTACGGCATCCCTTTCATCACACCCTACAAAGATCGCCTAGACTATTTCTACAACCAAGGCCGCGACGAATATTTCAAATCCAGAATCCAAAAATACAACTCAACAATCTTCCGAACAAACGTCCCACCCGGTCCCTTAATAGCTCAAAACCCTAACGTCGTCGCTTTACTCGACGCTAAAAGCTTCCCCATCCTCTTCGACGCTACAAAAATCGATAAAACCGATGTCTTCACCGGAACCTACGCTCCCTCCACTGAACTCACCGGCGGTTACAGAGTTTTATCCTACCTAGACCCCTCCGATCCCAAACACAACAAACTCAAACAACTCATGTTCTTTCTCCTTAAATCTCGCATCCGCCACGTCATCCCCGAGTTTCGATCTTCTTACAAAGAGCTTTTCACTTCGTTGGAAAACGAACTTGCTAAAACCGGTAAAGCGAGTTTCGCCGACGCTAATGATCAAGCCGCGTTTAATTTCTTAGCTCGCTCTTTACACGGTTCGAACCCGGTTGATACTGAACTCGGTTTAGACGGTCCCAAAATGGTTCAGAAATGGGTTTTGTTTCAGTTAGGCCCGGTTTTAAAACTCGGTTTACCTAAACTTCTAGaagattccataattcacaatttTCGCTTACCTTCTAGTCTCGTTAAAAAAGATTATCAAAGACTTTATGATTTCTTCTACGCTTCGTCGGGATTCGCTCTCGACGAAGCCGAGCGTTTGGGTATTTCCAGAGATGAAGCTTGTCATAATCTATTATTCGCAACGTGCTTTAACTCGTTTGGTGGATTTAAGCTGTTTTTCCCAAACGTGATGAAGTGGATCGGAAGGAGTGGTGTGAGTTTACATATGAAGTTGGCGAAAGAGATTCGAGAAGCGGTTAAATCTGCTGGTGGAGAGATTACCATGGCGGCGATGGAGAATATGCCGTTGATGAAATCGGTTGTTTACGAAGCGTTTCGGATCGATCCACCGGTTCCGTTGCAGTTCGGGAGAGCGAAGAAGGATATGGTGATTGAGAATCATGAGAATAGTTTTGTGGTGAAGAAAGGTGAATTGTTGTTAGGGTACCAACCTTTTGCGACGAAGGATCCTAAGGTTTTTGATCGAGCTGAAGAGTTTGTTGCTGATAGGTTTATTGGTGATGGAGAGAAATTGTTGAAGCATGTGCTTTGGTCTAATGGACCGGAGACGGAGTCGCCGGGTTTGGGTGATAAGCAATGTGCTGGGAAAGATTTTGTTACGTTGGTTTCTAGGCTTTTGGTTGTTGAGATTTTTCTTAGGTATGATTCGTTTGAGATTCAGGTTGGGAGTTCTCCTTTGGGTTCTTCTATTACTGTTACTTCTCTGAAGAGAGCAAGTTTTTAG